GGAAAACATAGAAGCGAGGCTCAAAGAGATGGTCTCCATCACAGGAACATCCAGCCCTCTGACCCTTTCATTCGAACTGCCTCTGTTCTTCGTATGCAGGACAGTCCGTGAAAAATACGTGCTCAGCGGACAGGGTTCCGATGAGCTCTTCGCAGGATACTCCAAATACATCGGGCTCAGCGAAGATGAACTGGACAGGATGAGGAAGGCCGATCTCGGTAAGCTTATCTCCTCAACAGTACCACATGAGACCAAGGTCGCGGATCATTACGGTAAGAAGATCCTGTATCCTTACCTCGATTCGCTGGTTACCATGCAGGTCAACGCTATGGATCTGAAGGAGCTCATACCCACCGACCAGGATCACAGGAAGATGCTGCTCAGGCAGGTGGCCAGGGACCTTGGATACCCGTTCATAGCGGAAAAGAAGAAGAAAGCCGCACAATATGGATCGGGTACCATGGATCTGGTCCGCAAGGTCGCATCCGACAAGGGTCTGACCTATGCAGAACTCGTTGACAAGATTTACAAAGAGATCTTCGAGTGAGCGATGTATCCCATATACATCCTGGCAGGATCCATGTCGGTCAGGGAGTAAAGCATCCTGGTACCGACGACATCCTCTATCTCGTTGAGATAAACCTGACCGTCCCCGAACACGAAATCGATGCCGATGAAATCGGCCATCAGTTCGGGGACTATCTTTTTCACAATTCTGATCACCTGATTCGGCGGTTCCACCAGTTCGGCCTTTCCGCCCAATTTGAAATTTGCTCTGAAATCAGCATCTGATGAGCGCAATACCGATGCGATGATCCTTCCTCCCAGAACATACACGCGCATATCTTTCCCGGGATCGGATGCAAAGCTTTGGACTATGGGCTTCCTTCCATCCATCTGTGCGACCAATTGCTGAACTTCCTTCTCTGTCTCGGCTTTGAAAACCTCTGTACCGCCATGGCCAATGCATGATTTTACTACCCACGGCGGTCCCGGCGGAAGGGTCTGCCCGGGAAAAGAGAATGGCAGTATCGGAATCCCCAAGCTCTTCACAAATGCGTATGTGAATGCCTTATCGTTACAAATTCTGCAAACCGATGACCTGTTGAACACTGTGCTTCCGTAATCCTCCAATTGGGACAGAACATCGCTGTCCCTGATACGGGATACCACGATATCGGGTGAATCGTCGAAATCCAACTCATCCGTCGTAACGATGCTGCACTCCATACCTAGATCGTTGCCGGATTCCATCAAACGTTCAGCGAAGAAACGGTTGGACTCCAAATCCTGACGTTCATAGAGAATCCAGCATCTCAAAGTATCACTGCATAAGCTCTACAATGTATTCGATTATACAATCTGCGACATTGATCCCGGTGGCGTCGAACAGATTCTTGATGTGTGCATTGGAGTTGACCTCGCAGACCACGGGTCCGTTAGGGGAGTTGATTATGTCCACTCCCGCGAAATCTGCCTGGACTGCGGATGCGGCTTCGATTGCCAAATGGGCCTCCTCTTCCGTAGGTTCGTACTTCTCCATTATGCCTCCTATCGTCGCATTGGATCTGAAATCCCCGTATGCGGCGGTCCTGATGACGGATGCCACTACCTTCTCTCCAACAACTTCGATCCTGATGTCCCTGCCGTCGCACTCGATATACTCCTGGAATATCTTAGGCACATCTCCCTGTGCATGGTCACGAAGTTCGTTCATGGTGCGGACCAAATGCACCTGCTGGCCGAAGGATCCGAAACAATCCTTGACGACCATAGGGAACCCTATCTGCTCGACCACATTGACAAGCCAATCCTGATATGGATAACCGAATGTCATCGGACTGGAAACGGTCTTGATGGATGGGATGCCGTACTCGGCCAGAGTGAGATGCGTCAGTGCTTTGTCGTCGCATATCCTTATCGCCTCAGAGCAATTGATGACAGGATATCCGCAGACCTCCAGATTCCTGGCCAGCTTGACATCCTTATCCCAGAAGATTATGAAATCGATATCGCCCAGTTTCTCTGCGAAGGAATCCGAATCCCCTATCGGTACCGACAGATCGCTGTTCAGAAGAGTCTCCATAGGGATACCGTGCCTCTCTCCGGCATCTGTAAGCATCTCTGCAGGCTCCCTGAACTTCTTCCCTTCCAGATAACCGCTGATGACTATTGCCCCTTTCATCACTTTACAATACGCATTAATCATTAAAAATCACAGCGGATACGGTATGCTATGAACGGCGGAGGGAAAGAGTGGCTCGAGAGTCTTTCTACACGCGGCATAAGGCCCGGCCTTGAAAGCATCACGTGCA
This is a stretch of genomic DNA from Thermoplasmata archaeon. It encodes these proteins:
- a CDS encoding asparagine synthase codes for the protein MFLTVFPNSSLMSVESENLENALVSAVKSQVQGEDVAVAFSGGLDSGLVAAIAKEYARSVTLYTAGKDNSYDVVMAQEMSERLGLPWLHIPLTEENIEARLKEMVSITGTSSPLTLSFELPLFFVCRTVREKYVLSGQGSDELFAGYSKYIGLSEDELDRMRKADLGKLISSTVPHETKVADHYGKKILYPYLDSLVTMQVNAMDLKELIPTDQDHRKMLLRQVARDLGYPFIAEKKKKAAQYGSGTMDLVRKVASDKGLTYAELVDKIYKEIFE
- a CDS encoding ATP-grasp domain-containing protein, giving the protein MRCWILYERQDLESNRFFAERLMESGNDLGMECSIVTTDELDFDDSPDIVVSRIRDSDVLSQLEDYGSTVFNRSSVCRICNDKAFTYAFVKSLGIPILPFSFPGQTLPPGPPWVVKSCIGHGGTEVFKAETEKEVQQLVAQMDGRKPIVQSFASDPGKDMRVYVLGGRIIASVLRSSDADFRANFKLGGKAELVEPPNQVIRIVKKIVPELMADFIGIDFVFGDGQVYLNEIEDVVGTRMLYSLTDMDPARMYMGYIAHSKISL
- a CDS encoding RimK family alpha-L-glutamate ligase; this encodes MINAYCKVMKGAIVISGYLEGKKFREPAEMLTDAGERHGIPMETLLNSDLSVPIGDSDSFAEKLGDIDFIIFWDKDVKLARNLEVCGYPVINCSEAIRICDDKALTHLTLAEYGIPSIKTVSSPMTFGYPYQDWLVNVVEQIGFPMVVKDCFGSFGQQVHLVRTMNELRDHAQGDVPKIFQEYIECDGRDIRIEVVGEKVVASVIRTAAYGDFRSNATIGGIMEKYEPTEEEAHLAIEAASAVQADFAGVDIINSPNGPVVCEVNSNAHIKNLFDATGINVADCIIEYIVELMQ